A part of Aegilops tauschii subsp. strangulata cultivar AL8/78 chromosome 2, Aet v6.0, whole genome shotgun sequence genomic DNA contains:
- the LOC109745017 gene encoding endo-1,4-beta-xylanase 5-like: protein MVGAPTEHTHGDKERITGELPARLRLLPAGRLSVLSTEQFLHLSHQVMEPAAASPLPPPPPRTKPSNMLLLLPLLLLAASLAPHGSSADGLRYDYKAYTECKGHPEPALYNGGILRWAKKIKDFRTADEGNYSPSFVLYNMSAGMAYSFSCWVKFNGPGTIHVKAKILSLDNAGSQCLGTALVRNDCWSFLKGGFTLNSPSQTSVLYFQAATANASMVSIRSASLQPFSPEQWSQHREDRIQLIRKRFVNVHVSDISGGRVVGAKVAVRQMSRDFPFGSAISKTILGNKPYQDWFRKRFNAAVFENELKWYATEPAPGKEDYALADQLLQFVQSSDAVARGHNIFWEDPKYTPWWVKNLTSADQLRAAVAGRIESLLSRYKGDFVHWDVSNEMLHFDFYESRLGRNATTDFFRTAKRADPLATLFLNDFNVVEVCDDLSSSADSYVSRLRQLADAGVTFEGIGLEAHFGKPNIPYVRAVLDKLGTLRLPIWLTEVDISNALDPKTQAAYLEEVLREGFAHPSVDGIMLWTAMDASAACYQMCLTDGNFTNLPAGDVVDRLLGEWQTREVLGATNDRGSFNFSAFLGEYKLSVTYLNSSAEGTFSLARSDDTKHITIRLQP, encoded by the exons ATGGTAGGCGCACCGACCGAACACACACACGGGGACAAGGAAAGGATCACGGGAGAACTGCCCGCCCGGTTACGCTTGCTACCCGCCGGCCGGTTGTCTGTGCTCTCAACAGAGCAGTTCTTGCACCTTAGCCACCAAGTTATGGAGCCTGCGGCGGCGtcgcctcttcctcctcctcctcctcggacCAAGCCCAGCAACATGCTCCTCCTCCTGCCACTGCTGCTGCTCGCCGCCTCGCTCGCTCCGCATGGCTCCTCCG CTGACGGTTTGCGCTACGACTACAAGGCCTACACTGAG TGCAAAGGCCACCCTGAGCCTGCACTGTACAACGGCGGCATCCTGCGGTGGGCCAAGAAGATCAAGGACTTCAGGACGGCGGACGAAGGCAACTACTCGCCGTCCTTCGTGCTCTACAACATGTCTGCGGGCATGGCGTACAGCTTCTCAT GCTGGGTGAAATTCAACGGGCCAGGAACTATCCACGTGAAGGCCAAGATCCTGTCACTAGACAACGCTGGATCACAGTGCCTGGGCACGGCTCTGGTGCGAAACGACTGCTGGTCCTTCCTCAAGGGCGGCTTCACCCTCAACTCGCCGTCGCAGACCTCCGTCCTCTATTTCCAG GCTGCAACCGCAAATGCGTCCATGGTGTCGATCAGAAGCGCCTCGCTGCAGCCGTTCTCGCCGGAGCAGTGGAGCCAGCACCGGGAGGACCGCATCCAGCTG atccgcaaacgATTTGTGAACGTGCACGTGTCGGACATCAGTGGCGGCCGTGTCGTGGGCGCCAAGGTCGCCGTGCGCCAGATGAGCAGGGACTTCCCCTTCGGCTCCGCCATCAGCAAGACCATACTCGGCAACAAGCCATATCAG GACTGGTTCCGGAAGCGGTTCAACGCCGCGGTGTTCGAGAACGAGCTCAAGTGGTACGCGACGGAGCCGGCGCCGGGGAAGGAGGACTACGCGCTCGCCGACCAGCTGCTGCAGTTCGTGCAGTCCAGCGACGCGGTGGCGCGCGGCCACAACATCTtctgggaggaccccaagtacACCCCGTGGTGGGTCAAGAACCTCACCTCCGCCGACCAGCTCCGCGCCGCCGTGGCGGGCCGCATCGAGAGCCTCCTCTCGCGCTACAAGGGCGACTTCGTGCACTGGGACGTGAGCAACGAGATGCTCCACTTCGACTTCTACGAGTCCCGCCTCGGCCGCAACGCCACCACCGACTTCTTCCGCACCGCCAAGCGCGCCGACCCGCTCGCCACCCTCTTCCTCAACGACTTCAACGTCGTCGAGGTCTGCGACGACCTCAGCTCCAGCGCCGACTCCTACGTCTCCCGCCTCCGccagctcgccgacgccggcGTCACCTTCGAGGGCATCGGCCTCGAGGCACACTTCGGGAAGCCAAATATCCCCTACGTTCGCGCCGTGCTCGACAAGCTCGGCACGCTCCGCCTCCCCATCTGGCTCACCGAGGTCGACATCAGCAACGCCCTTGACCCCAAGACCCAGGCGGCGTACCTGGAGGAGGTGCTGCGGGAGGGGTTCGCGCACCCGTCCGTGGACGGGATCATGCTCTGGACCGCCATGGACGCCAGCGCCGCCTGCTATCAGATGTGCCTCACCGACGGCAACTTCACCAACCTGCCCGCCGGGGACGTCGTGGACCGGCTGCTCGGGGAGTGGCAGACCAGAGAGGTGCTCGGC